A stretch of Candidatus Bathyarchaeota archaeon DNA encodes these proteins:
- a CDS encoding cation:proton antiporter, translated as MALDPVLNAIVTICILVFSAKILGELFSRYKIPSVLGELAAGILLGPYAFGSLLNIGGTPLIELNEIVRAFGEIGGILILFIAGLEMTFTDFRKVGVPSFIVGALGVVVPFIIGYGFCTLIGYDIIVSLVVAAALVATSISITSLVLIELKQMHRVESKMMISAAVVDDVLGLAVLGVIVSFISSSAPIEPLNVIILISTSLALWLALTVFSSFVLPRLLNYISKGNSDATVEATATASCFGASALAAAVGLSPIVGAFAAGMAIASSNTIEKIRAYAQKLSIVFSPIFFALAGAAFNIRSFLTLDWHFYAFFFALVILAVASKLLGCGLPAALFLKNRAKGMKVGIGMISRGEVGLIVAGVAISAGARTESTYAAILGMIMITTVLTPLMLRRAADKEPPEEVPPEETDDKSSPDYIPTYPL; from the coding sequence TTGGCTTTAGACCCAGTATTGAATGCAATCGTTACGATTTGTATTCTAGTTTTCTCAGCCAAGATTCTGGGTGAACTCTTTTCACGCTACAAGATTCCCTCGGTTCTTGGCGAGTTGGCAGCGGGTATTTTGCTGGGTCCTTACGCGTTTGGTAGCCTGCTCAATATTGGTGGAACTCCCCTGATTGAGCTTAATGAGATTGTGCGGGCTTTTGGTGAAATTGGCGGTATTTTGATTCTGTTTATTGCTGGGTTAGAGATGACTTTTACTGACTTCCGAAAGGTTGGTGTTCCAAGCTTTATTGTTGGAGCTTTAGGTGTTGTGGTTCCTTTTATTATCGGGTACGGTTTTTGCACGTTAATAGGCTATGACATTATTGTTAGTCTTGTTGTCGCTGCAGCTCTAGTAGCAACAAGCATTTCAATAACTTCACTTGTCTTGATTGAACTCAAGCAGATGCACCGAGTGGAATCTAAGATGATGATTAGTGCAGCTGTGGTTGATGACGTTTTAGGCTTGGCAGTTTTAGGTGTCATCGTCTCATTCATTTCCTCTTCAGCACCGATTGAACCCTTAAACGTGATTATCTTAATTTCAACCTCGCTTGCTCTGTGGTTGGCATTAACAGTTTTCTCCTCGTTTGTACTGCCCAGACTACTCAATTACATTTCTAAAGGCAACTCAGATGCTACAGTTGAAGCAACCGCTACTGCTTCCTGTTTTGGTGCTTCCGCGCTGGCAGCCGCAGTTGGCTTGTCACCAATTGTCGGTGCTTTTGCAGCTGGAATGGCGATTGCCAGTTCAAACACTATTGAAAAAATCCGTGCTTACGCCCAAAAACTCAGTATAGTGTTTTCCCCAATATTCTTCGCGTTAGCCGGAGCAGCCTTCAACATCAGAAGCTTTCTCACTTTAGACTGGCACTTCTACGCCTTCTTCTTTGCCTTAGTAATATTGGCTGTTGCAAGCAAACTGCTTGGATGTGGATTGCCTGCTGCACTGTTTTTGAAAAATCGTGCTAAAGGAATGAAAGTTGGTATCGGCATGATTTCCAGAGGTGAAGTCGGCTTGATTGTGGCTGGTGTAGCCATTTCTGCTGGCGCCAGAACTGAGAGCACTTACGCGGCAATTCTGGGTATGATAATGATTACCACTGTTCTCACGCCGCTTATGCTGCGTCGAGCCGCTGACAAAGAACCCCCTGAAGAAGTTCCACCAGAAGAGACCGACGACAAATCATCACCTGACTATATCCCAACCTACCCTCTATAG